The Papaver somniferum cultivar HN1 chromosome 3, ASM357369v1, whole genome shotgun sequence genome includes a region encoding these proteins:
- the LOC113360323 gene encoding uncharacterized protein LOC113360323 has translation MIYSSDLFVNCGSDFDALSNPDVGDCNGNEFVLEPTLLVSLPLRPVVTDDEFEKEINLMLVDYVDSMDVEHAPANDHGGIAENSLVRDFIRSKMVELRLNEVFSFGNPFTWCNRRFKNPAELIFEKLDRGFMNDKWVSVLPETQVTSLGRVYSDHCPVFLKPFHQEQKFYIPYKIFKCWQLSPDFKNVLVKSWSKRVKGSSRFTVAGKLKNVKQDLCFWNVNSFGHIKNTIHKLNSEIEKLQSLPYSPAIGTFILNYSQQLDYWYGIANSFYKQKARINYFIQYDKNTHFFHNVVKLRNMYNTIHIVRNDQGNWLDCREQVVSLFESHFKKVFSSSKPCDADIHDVLKDIHPIITDEINLSLVAIPTVDEIYSTVKVMEPWNSPGPDGFPAGFFRDNWDIVSGQCPLASHIWFDLSLQHLVSYDYHWIDDYFLSWFDSRLGQSPFAVDWPSIGAIFCGVFGS, from the exons ATGATCTATTCTTCAGACTTGTTTGTAAATTGTGGTTCTGACTTTGATGCTTTGAGCAATCCAGATGTTGGAGATTGTAATGGTAATGAATTTGTTCTAGAACCTACTCTGTTAGTTTCACTCCCTCTTAGACCAGTGGTTACtgatgatgaatttgagaaagaaATAAATCTCATGTTGGTTGATTATGTGGACTCTATGGATGTTGAACATGCTCCAGCCAATGACCAT GGTGGTATAGCTGAAAATTCCTTAGTTCGGGACTTCATTAGATCTAAAATGGTAGAACTGAGATTAAATGAGGTTTTTTCTTTTGGCAATCCTTTTACGTGGTGCAATAGAAGATTTAAGAATCCTGCGGAACTCATTTTTGAAAAGTTGGATAGAGGTTTTATGAATGATAAGTGGGTGTCAGTTTTGCCTGAAACTCAAGTCACTAGTCTAGGTAGAGTGTATTCAGATCATTGCCCTGTTTTTCTCAAACCCTTTCACCAAGAACAGAAGTTTTATATTCCGTATAAAATTTTCAAATGTTGGCAATTAAGTCCTGACTTCAAAAATGTGCTTGTTAAGTCTTGGTCTAAACGGGTTAAGGGTTCTTCGAGATTTACTGTTGCTGGTAAGCTCAAGAATGTTAAACAAGATCTCTGTTTTTGGAATGTAAATTCGTTTGGTCATATTAAGAACACTATTCATAAATTGAACTCAGAGATTGAAAAGCTTCAGTCTTTGCCTTATTCTCCTGCCATAGGTACTTTCATTTTGAATTACTCACAGCAGTTAGATTATTGGTACGGGATTGCAAATTCTTTCTATAAACAAAAAGCTAGGATCAACTACTTTATACAATATGATAAAAATACTCATTTCTTTCATAATGTTGTTAAACTTAGAAACATGTACAACACCATTCATATTGTTAGGAATGATCAAGGGAATTGGCTAGATTGCAGGGAGCAAGTTGTTTCTCTGTTTGAGTCCCATTTTAAAAAGGTTTTCTCTTCTTCAAAACCTTGTGATGCTGATATACATGATGTTTTGAAAGATATTCATCCTATTATCACTGATGAAATAAATCTCTCTCTGGTGGCCATTCCCACTGTGGATGAAATTTATTCTACTGTCAAGGTAATGGAACCATGGAATTCTCCAGGACCAGACGGTTTTCCGGCAGGTTTTTTCAGAGATAATTGGGACATCGTTTCTGGTCAG TGTCCTTTAGCTTCCCATATATGGTTTGATTTATCCTTGCAACATTTAGTTTCTTATGATTATCATTGGATCGATGATTACTTCCTTAGCTGGTTTGATTCGAGGTTGGGTCAGTCGCCTTTTGCAGTGGACTGGCCTAGCATTGGTGCTATTttttgtggtgtatttggaagtTGA
- the LOC113357972 gene encoding beta-glucosidase 18-like, whose translation MEDFSKRFFNGFLVLLTLCFSSSPLLVLSDHVATVINDQSFTNFSTNFLFGTASSSYQIEGAFRSDGKGLDNWDVFTHKSGKIIDGSNGDISVDHYNRYLEDIELMDSLGVNSYRFSISWARVLPRGRFGAVNPSGIQFYNNLIDALLLKGIEPFVTLFHYDIPQELEDRYGSWLSPQIQEDFRYYADVCFEAFGDRVKYWGTFNEPNVVAIRSYRTGIYPPCRCSGIFGRCAFGDSETEPFIAAHNIILSHASAVQLYRNKYQEEQKGSIGIVMNSIWFEPLSDSLADKLAAERARCFYLNWFLDPIMHGRYPTEMQDVLGFSLPLFSENEKKKLQSGSDFIGLNHYTSLYVGDCMFSSCPDGKGASRTEGFAHLTGEKDGVPIGEPTAMDLYYVHPPGMEKMVTYVKERYNNTPMFIAENGYGEINNGGANIEDSLNDTERVNFMSSYLDSLANAIRKGADVRGYFAWSLLDNFEWVLGYTRRFGIFYVDFTTLKRTPKLSATWYRNFIAKNKVTTKNTLMARNDQQNSQKYAM comes from the coding sequence ATGGAAGATTTCTCAAAACGATTTTTTAATGGTTTCTTAGTTCTACTTACTCTCTGTTTCTCCTCTTCACCATTGTTGGTGTTAAGTGATCATGTGGCTACAGTTATAAATGATCAATCTTTTACTAATTTCTCAACCAATTTCCTCTTTGGCACTGCCTCCTCTTCTTATCAAATCGAAGGTGCTTTTAGGAGTGATGGGAAGGGCTTAGACAATTGGGATGTTTTTACCCATAAATCAGGTAAAATCATTGACGGAAGTAACGGAGATATCAGCGTTGATCATTATAATCGTTATCTGGAAGATATAGAGCTGATGGATTCTCTTGGTGTAAATAGTTACCGCTTCTCAATTTCATGGGCGCGAGTTCTACCTAGAGGGCGATTTGGAGCTGTAAATCCCAGTGGCATTCAATTCTATAACAATTTAATTGACGCTCTCTTGCTGAAAGGAATTGAACCGTTCGTCACGTTGTTTCACTACGACATTCCTCAAGAACTTGAAGACAGATACGGAAGCTGGTTGAGTCCTCAGATACAGGAAGATTTTCGTTATTATGCGGACGTTTGTTTTGAAGCGTTTGGAGATCGCGTCAAGTATTGGGGCACATTCAACGAGCCAAACGTCGTCGCTATCCGAAGTTACCGTACCGGGATTTACCCACCATGTCGCTGCTCCGGAATATTTGGCAGATGTGCATTTGGTGACTCGGAGACTGAACCTTTCATTGCCGCTCACAACATTATCCTATCTCATGCTTCTGCCGTTCAACTATACAGAAACAAATACCAGGAAGAACAAAAAGGTAGCATTGGGATTGTAATGAACAGTATATGGTTTGAACCCCTTAGTGATTCTTTGGCAGACAAGCTAGCTGCCGAGAGAGCCCGATGTTTCTATTTGAATTGGTTCTTGGATCCCATTATGCATGGAAGGTATCCTACAGAAATGCAAGATGTACTAGGATTCAGTTTGCCGTTGTTTTCGGAAAACGAAAAGAAGAAACTACAAAGTGGTTCAGACTTCATTGGTCTAAACCATTACACCAGTCTCTATGTCGGAGACTGTATGTTCTCTTCTTGCCCAGATGGGAAGGGAGCTTCTAGGACAGAAGGCTTTGCCCATCTAACCGGTGAAAAGGACGGTGTTCCCATTGGAGAACCGACTGCAATGGATTTATACTATGTTCATCCCCCAGGAATGGAGAAAATGGTTACGTATGTAAAGGAGAGATACAATAATACGCCCATGTTTATTGCAGAAAATGGTTACGGTGAGATCAACAATGGTGGTGCCAACATTGAAGACTCCTTGAACGATACCGAGAGAGTGAACTTCATGAGCAGCTACTTGGATTCCCTGGCAAACGCAATCAGGAAAGGAGCCGATGTCAGAGGATACTTCGCGTGGTCTTTGCTTGACAACTTCGAGTGGGTATTGGGATATACTCGACGATTTGGCATTTTCTATGTGGATTTTACAACACTGAAGAGAACTCCAAAGCTATCTGCAACTTGGTATAGAAATTTCATAGCGAAAAACAAGGTGACCACCAAAAATACTTTGATGGCGAGAAATGATCAGCAAAATTCCCAAAAGTATGCAATGTGA